Proteins from a genomic interval of Polyodon spathula isolate WHYD16114869_AA chromosome 1, ASM1765450v1, whole genome shotgun sequence:
- the LOC121294745 gene encoding vesicle-associated membrane protein 8-like, with translation MADYSAKPSSGKLDAVQEQVNDVKNILSDNLNKVLERGERLDDLIDKTDDLQATAETFQKTSTRIARKMWWKNKKMLAIIVVIVIIIIIIIILLATNVIPT, from the exons ATG GCCGACTACAGTGCAAAACCGAGTTCTGGAAAGCTGGATGCTGTACAGGAGCAGGTTAACGAtgtgaaaaacattttgtcagaTAACTTAAACAAAGTTCTAGAAAGAGGAGAAAGGCTGGATGATCTTATAGACAAAACAGATGACCTGCAAGCAAcc GCCGAGACTTTCCAAAAAACATCAACAAGGATTGCTCGGAAGATGTGgtggaaaaacaaaaagatgcttGCAATTATTGTGGTGAtagttataataattataatcatcATAATTCTTCTAGCCACAAATGTTATTCCAACATAA